Proteins encoded in a region of the Mucispirillum schaedleri ASF457 genome:
- a CDS encoding 2Fe-2S iron-sulfur cluster-binding protein: MFFSKKSYTVSIPDRNIVLEAKSGTNLYKLLIDENLINPTLCNGAGQCGKCKMRYISPNIPKPVYKETLILAKVNIDAGYRLACQQVIKKNIEIDISEISSSAKFFNTENKSETKKDETENNNTVENNQNLTAENAKLHEKIDETVSINDFSPEQSYKSSFDIRKEEGPTDGILLIQQRSGIRYYCYSAAIDNIVSEGTHPYNEPLRDIIDNDMLPDFLYSELKIRDIERVMVLIDGNDSYGAETKMDMFRYLNFEIGTQQYEMIMPRGSKSYDIAHFFRLLNADKANQLIFSLDMLNRCHYATPKLFTDMHFPFLRNNNLVAVKPRGLNPITSFNDKLEPAATQNKEKDIDGITLTALLQFVKLMMKQGIINNKFQLKPRNELSKQNVPLGLSVRVYGQETPEGYYIYRDRFAEIVITQNELNELYQIRSYIRSVIDYTRECIGVVNGLIFYTTQTHDDLINLMFDLEFIPKEFANKVIYRPGEATVQAIKLFKEKDVPAFLHVHFNNIKRIDLLEDADFQKAAVSNFLEV, from the coding sequence ATGTTCTTTTCTAAAAAAAGTTATACTGTAAGTATACCAGACAGAAATATTGTTTTAGAAGCAAAATCAGGCACAAATCTGTATAAACTTCTAATTGATGAAAATCTTATAAACCCTACATTATGCAATGGTGCAGGTCAGTGCGGCAAATGTAAAATGCGTTATATCAGCCCAAATATTCCAAAACCTGTATATAAAGAAACACTGATACTTGCAAAAGTAAATATTGATGCTGGCTACCGCCTTGCATGCCAGCAGGTAATAAAAAAGAATATTGAAATAGATATAAGTGAAATATCATCATCTGCTAAATTTTTTAATACTGAAAATAAATCAGAAACTAAAAAAGATGAGACAGAAAATAATAATACAGTGGAAAATAATCAGAATTTAACAGCAGAAAATGCCAAGCTGCATGAAAAAATAGATGAAACGGTATCTATTAATGATTTCAGTCCAGAGCAGAGTTATAAAAGCTCTTTTGATATAAGAAAAGAAGAAGGACCTACTGACGGCATACTTCTTATTCAGCAAAGAAGCGGCATTAGATATTACTGCTATTCTGCAGCTATTGATAACATTGTATCTGAAGGCACCCATCCGTATAATGAGCCTTTAAGAGATATTATAGATAATGATATGCTGCCAGATTTTTTATATTCTGAGCTTAAAATAAGGGATATAGAAAGGGTTATGGTGCTGATTGATGGCAATGACAGCTACGGAGCAGAAACAAAAATGGATATGTTTAGGTATCTTAATTTTGAAATAGGCACACAGCAGTATGAAATGATTATGCCACGAGGCAGCAAAAGCTATGATATTGCACACTTTTTCAGGCTTTTAAATGCAGATAAGGCAAACCAGTTAATTTTTTCTCTTGATATGCTTAACCGCTGCCACTATGCAACACCAAAACTTTTTACTGATATGCACTTTCCATTTTTAAGAAATAATAATCTTGTAGCAGTAAAACCAAGGGGATTAAATCCTATTACATCTTTTAATGATAAATTAGAGCCTGCAGCTACCCAGAATAAAGAAAAAGATATTGACGGCATAACATTAACAGCACTTCTTCAGTTTGTAAAATTAATGATGAAACAAGGTATTATTAATAATAAATTTCAATTAAAACCTAGAAATGAGCTTTCAAAACAAAATGTGCCACTTGGCTTATCAGTAAGAGTATATGGTCAGGAAACTCCAGAAGGTTATTATATATACAGGGATAGATTTGCAGAAATTGTTATTACTCAAAATGAGCTTAATGAACTTTATCAAATAAGGTCATATATCCGCTCTGTAATAGACTACACAAGAGAGTGTATAGGTGTTGTAAACGGGCTTATTTTTTATACTACTCAAACCCATGATGATTTAATAAATTTAATGTTTGACTTAGAGTTTATACCAAAAGAATTTGCAAATAAAGTAATATACCGCCCCGGAGAAGCCACTGTGCAGGCAATTAAATTATTTAAGGAAAAAGATGTGCCTGCATTTTTACATGTCCATTTTAATAATATAAAAAGAATAGATTTACTTGAAGATGCAGACTTTCAAAAAGCTGCTGTATCAAATTTTTTAGAAGTATAA
- a CDS encoding Bax inhibitor-1/YccA family protein: MSNPVFSETTFEKAGYSPNADHMTVNGSIMKTFILGLVFIMTSFAVIAYAPNFYGSIREVIIVSVIAAFVVGMIISFKPTTAPVLSVVYAVLESIFVTVLSILLNQQYNGIVFEAVTYTMIAFFTMLILYRIGVIKATETFKSVIITATAAIAVSYLILFICSFFGIRPYWFYGNSSLSIGINAVIIVVAALNLILDFDFIEKGSSMQMPKYMEWYAAFGLIVTIIWLYLEILRILSKIKSR; encoded by the coding sequence ATGAGTAACCCAGTATTTAGTGAAACTACATTTGAGAAAGCTGGTTACAGTCCTAATGCAGACCATATGACTGTAAACGGCTCAATTATGAAAACTTTTATTTTAGGACTTGTGTTTATCATGACAAGTTTTGCAGTTATCGCTTATGCACCTAATTTTTATGGCTCTATAAGGGAAGTAATTATAGTATCTGTCATAGCTGCTTTTGTTGTTGGAATGATTATATCTTTTAAGCCGACAACTGCACCAGTTTTATCTGTAGTATATGCAGTATTAGAAAGTATTTTTGTTACTGTGCTTTCAATACTTCTTAATCAGCAGTATAATGGTATTGTTTTTGAAGCAGTTACTTATACAATGATTGCATTTTTTACAATGCTTATTCTTTATAGAATAGGTGTAATTAAAGCGACAGAAACATTTAAATCAGTTATAATTACAGCAACTGCTGCAATAGCGGTATCATATCTTATTTTATTTATATGTTCATTTTTTGGTATCCGTCCATATTGGTTTTATGGCAATTCTTCATTAAGCATTGGTATTAATGCTGTTATAATAGTTGTGGCGGCTTTAAATTTAATTCTTGATTTTGATTTTATAGAAAAAGGCTCATCAATGCAGATGCCAAAATATATGGAATGGTATGCAGCTTTTGGATTAATTGTAACAATTATATGGCTTTATCTTGAAATATTAAGAATATTAAGCAAAATAAAAAGCAGATAA
- a CDS encoding tetratricopeptide repeat protein — protein sequence MKKCILIIVLFSLISACNKNNQDDGISAYKNKDYITAFALSEKGCREKNGEACYILANIYYMGLSHHIDHVKAARYYIISCEIGNGRACYMMGKLYSESRIIPEDIDQSEAYYRKSNKILTKECNAGNPESCLYAGALYLYSRGVPHDTSKAVSFFEKSCKMDYASGCYTIGYLLNTGRYGIMKNHDMAHSYLNKACKLGYKEACK from the coding sequence ATGAAAAAGTGTATTTTAATTATTGTCTTATTTTCTTTAATATCAGCATGTAATAAAAATAATCAAGATGATGGTATTTCTGCATATAAAAATAAAGACTATATTACAGCATTTGCTTTATCAGAAAAAGGATGCAGAGAAAAAAACGGCGAAGCATGCTATATTCTTGCAAATATATATTATATGGGGCTTTCTCATCATATAGATCATGTAAAAGCTGCAAGATACTATATTATATCATGCGAAATAGGAAACGGTAGAGCATGTTATATGATGGGAAAGCTTTATTCTGAAAGCAGAATTATACCAGAAGATATTGACCAGTCAGAAGCATATTACAGAAAATCAAATAAAATACTTACAAAAGAATGTAATGCAGGAAATCCTGAATCATGCCTTTATGCTGGAGCTTTATATTTATACAGCAGGGGAGTGCCGCATGATACAAGTAAAGCAGTCAGTTTCTTTGAAAAATCATGCAAAATGGACTATGCTTCAGGCTGCTATACTATCGGATACCTTTTAAATACAGGCAGATATGGTATTATGAAAAATCATGATATGGCACACAGCTACCTTAATAAAGCATGTAAATTAGGATATAAAGAAGCATGTAAATAA
- a CDS encoding tetratricopeptide repeat protein, with protein MKSKIFIFLIFFIVFVSSCAKFKGADAYLYIPEYYLNSAQSAYDNGNISAALMIAKKKCDNLDFESCNLLGIMSLEGKYTSQSDSTALRLFAKGCVNKYPASCLYLGKMYDEGRAVNINDKKRDTYYQMASTDFLKNCQDNKSSDCMQLGLMYLNNYIYDPYEEGLNYIKKSCSMGYGKGCAAAGDYYFYNMDNKTEAFSFYEKACANHNPEGCLKLIDMYNTYKFTELNNAKNIIAQSEKMCKSGASNLCVYLGNMYKRYTRISRIDKEKSYDYIFSSCDFNNPYGCKLLGDMYSIGYGVAENEGSALRYYDKACQLGFTAACTLK; from the coding sequence ATGAAAAGTAAAATTTTTATATTTTTAATATTTTTTATTGTTTTTGTTTCAAGCTGTGCCAAATTTAAAGGTGCTGATGCCTATTTATATATCCCAGAATACTATTTAAACAGTGCACAATCTGCCTATGATAATGGCAATATATCTGCAGCACTAATGATTGCCAAAAAAAAATGCGATAATTTAGATTTTGAAAGCTGTAATCTGCTGGGTATAATGTCTCTTGAAGGAAAATATACTAGCCAAAGCGACAGCACTGCATTAAGGCTTTTTGCAAAAGGGTGTGTTAATAAATACCCAGCATCATGTTTATATCTTGGTAAAATGTATGATGAAGGCAGAGCTGTAAATATAAATGATAAAAAAAGAGATACATATTATCAAATGGCTTCTACTGATTTTTTAAAAAACTGTCAGGATAATAAAAGCAGCGACTGTATGCAGCTTGGTCTTATGTATCTAAACAACTATATATATGACCCTTACGAAGAAGGCTTAAATTATATTAAAAAATCATGCTCTATGGGTTATGGAAAAGGATGTGCTGCTGCAGGTGATTATTATTTTTATAATATGGATAATAAAACAGAAGCATTTTCTTTCTATGAAAAAGCATGTGCAAACCATAATCCTGAAGGCTGTTTGAAATTAATAGATATGTATAATACTTACAAATTTACAGAGCTTAATAATGCTAAAAATATTATTGCTCAGTCAGAAAAAATGTGTAAAAGCGGTGCATCTAATCTGTGTGTATATCTTGGCAATATGTATAAGCGATACACTAGAATTTCAAGAATAGATAAAGAAAAAAGTTACGATTATATTTTCTCTTCATGCGATTTTAATAACCCTTATGGCTGCAAGCTGCTTGGGGATATGTATTCTATTGGCTATGGTGTTGCAGAAAATGAAGGCTCTGCTTTAAGATATTATGATAAAGCATGCCAGCTGGGCTTTACTGCCGCCTGCACTTTAAAGTAA
- a CDS encoding HyaD/HybD family hydrogenase maturation endopeptidase: MKKIIVMGVGNYILSDEGVGIHVIKELEKMQWPENVEIYDCGTTGILSFHKFVEADILIAVDAIALKEEPGTIKVYNKDDIMLSRVPMKISPHQIGFQETLFQAELHSHAPEVVTLIGVVPESYAAGTELSECIAEKLPEIIEITAQYINRYIEEYKVC, encoded by the coding sequence ATGAAAAAAATTATTGTTATGGGAGTTGGCAACTATATATTATCTGATGAAGGTGTAGGTATACATGTTATAAAAGAGCTTGAAAAAATGCAGTGGCCTGAAAATGTAGAAATATACGACTGTGGAACTACTGGTATATTATCTTTTCATAAATTTGTAGAAGCAGATATTTTAATAGCAGTTGATGCGATAGCTTTAAAAGAAGAGCCCGGCACAATTAAAGTATATAATAAAGATGATATTATGCTGTCTCGTGTGCCAATGAAAATATCACCGCACCAGATAGGCTTTCAAGAAACACTTTTTCAGGCAGAGCTTCATTCCCATGCTCCAGAAGTTGTTACATTAATAGGTGTTGTGCCAGAATCTTATGCAGCAGGAACAGAACTTTCTGAATGTATTGCAGAAAAACTGCCCGAAATCATAGAAATAACTGCTCAATATATTAATAGATATATTGAAGAATATAAGGTATGCTAA
- a CDS encoding lytic transglycosylase domain-containing protein: protein MKIKSFLSKLENFFFHITPPFYLTAVILGCLTVLPMLISPYIDKKNDEYKISLMQETMRLNNLSLEIYEKNKTITDQQTILMTDYALRQCSAKRLSSKERIELASIITEQAKLHNLDPLLIIALIQVESTFNPYAQSHKGAKGLMQLLPDTARYINKKTGQGMPENSNLFDTETNITLGTAYMEYLLNKTKGNLEYALAAYNMGPANMFRAKRENRLPKAYSNKVLKEYSKLQKAVNAVYIAQN from the coding sequence ATGAAAATTAAATCCTTTTTATCAAAATTAGAAAATTTTTTCTTTCATATTACTCCGCCATTTTATCTGACAGCTGTAATACTTGGCTGTTTAACAGTCCTGCCTATGCTTATTTCGCCATATATTGATAAAAAAAATGACGAATATAAAATCTCACTTATGCAGGAAACTATGCGTCTTAACAATCTTTCTCTTGAAATATATGAGAAAAACAAAACTATTACAGACCAGCAAACAATACTTATGACTGACTATGCTCTACGGCAGTGTTCTGCAAAAAGATTAAGCTCTAAAGAGCGTATAGAGCTTGCTTCTATAATTACAGAGCAGGCAAAACTTCATAACCTTGACCCACTGCTTATTATTGCACTTATACAGGTTGAAAGCACTTTTAATCCTTATGCTCAGTCTCATAAAGGGGCAAAAGGTCTAATGCAGCTTTTACCAGATACTGCACGATATATTAATAAAAAAACTGGTCAGGGTATGCCTGAAAACAGTAATCTTTTTGATACAGAAACAAATATTACTCTTGGCACTGCATATATGGAATACCTTTTAAACAAAACAAAAGGCAATCTTGAATATGCTCTTGCTGCCTATAATATGGGACCTGCTAATATGTTTAGGGCAAAAAGAGAAAACAGACTGCCAAAAGCATACAGCAATAAAGTATTAAAAGAATATAGTAAACTGCAGAAGGCAGTTAATGCTGTATATATTGCTCAAAATTAG
- a CDS encoding tRNA1(Val) (adenine(37)-N6)-methyltransferase has protein sequence MEYTFNSMIFNDVTICQLKNNGFRFGCDSLVLAWFTHARQKWHIADAGSGSGVIAALIAKAYKSKVTAIEMQNEMFECLKQTVSLCNMHDKITLVNQDIRQMKKEKLYDAVVCNPPYRHAGTGRTAENEVANKARFTITMNIEDVVKFAKGSLKHNGRLFFSYDADMLIEALYICKINNLQPKRMLYLHKDISSKAKLVFVECILAGGEELCIEPPLFQQGKEDETKRYNDIFKGIWES, from the coding sequence GTGGAATATACATTTAACAGTATGATTTTTAATGATGTAACAATATGTCAGCTTAAAAATAATGGCTTTCGCTTTGGCTGTGATTCGCTTGTGTTAGCATGGTTTACTCATGCAAGGCAAAAGTGGCATATAGCGGATGCAGGCAGTGGAAGTGGTGTTATTGCTGCATTAATTGCAAAAGCATATAAATCAAAAGTAACTGCCATAGAAATGCAAAATGAAATGTTTGAATGCTTAAAGCAGACTGTATCATTATGCAATATGCATGATAAAATAACACTTGTTAATCAAGATATAAGGCAAATGAAAAAAGAAAAACTTTATGACGCAGTAGTATGCAACCCGCCATACAGACATGCAGGTACAGGCAGAACAGCTGAAAATGAAGTAGCAAATAAAGCACGCTTTACAATAACTATGAATATAGAAGATGTTGTAAAATTTGCAAAAGGCAGTTTAAAGCATAATGGCAGGCTGTTTTTTTCATACGATGCAGATATGCTTATAGAAGCACTGTATATATGTAAAATAAATAATTTACAGCCTAAAAGAATGTTATATCTGCATAAGGATATATCATCAAAAGCAAAACTGGTTTTTGTAGAATGTATTTTGGCAGGTGGCGAAGAACTGTGTATTGAGCCGCCACTTTTTCAGCAGGGAAAAGAAGATGAAACAAAAAGATATAATGACATATTTAAAGGAATATGGGAAAGTTAG
- a CDS encoding IclR family transcriptional regulator, which yields MRGEKNKIKREKSEYAVQAVSNAIDILELLGNCEHELSMSEIVSTLELTKSNVNKLLANLERYGYVEHNKYTGNFRLGVKTFQISQAYINKLNLIDISHQVLTDLKNKLNESTYIGVLRHGNVVYLNVIETDEPVRVMPRIGNVGPAYATAIGKAQLSTLGNKEITALYENKEFRKLTDKTISDIDALLKDISNVRECRYALDIEEYENDVHCVAAPVLDFMGKVIAGISVSGPKVRMSMERIENEIAPLLIEAAQILSGKFGYMGYDASAE from the coding sequence ATGCGTGGGGAAAAAAATAAAATTAAAAGAGAAAAGTCTGAGTATGCTGTTCAGGCTGTAAGCAATGCAATAGATATTTTAGAGCTTTTAGGTAACTGCGAGCATGAGCTTTCCATGAGTGAAATAGTCTCTACATTAGAGCTTACAAAAAGCAATGTTAATAAACTTTTAGCTAATCTTGAAAGATATGGTTATGTGGAGCATAATAAATATACAGGCAACTTCCGTCTAGGTGTTAAAACATTTCAGATTTCGCAGGCATATATTAATAAGTTAAATTTAATAGATATTTCTCATCAGGTATTAACTGATTTAAAAAATAAATTAAATGAATCTACATATATAGGTGTTCTTCGTCATGGTAATGTGGTTTATTTAAATGTTATAGAAACAGATGAGCCTGTCAGAGTAATGCCAAGGATTGGTAATGTAGGTCCAGCTTATGCAACTGCTATTGGTAAGGCACAGCTTTCCACACTTGGTAATAAAGAGATTACAGCACTTTATGAAAATAAAGAGTTTAGAAAGTTAACTGATAAAACTATTTCTGATATAGATGCACTTTTAAAAGATATTTCAAATGTGAGAGAGTGCAGATATGCTCTTGATATAGAAGAATATGAAAATGATGTTCATTGTGTAGCTGCTCCAGTGCTTGATTTTATGGGTAAAGTAATTGCAGGTATTAGTGTATCTGGTCCAAAAGTCCGTATGAGTATGGAAAGAATAGAAAATGAAATAGCACCGCTTCTAATAGAAGCAGCTCAAATCTTATCAGGTAAGTTTGGATATATGGGGTATGATGCATCAGCAGAATAA
- the fdnG gene encoding formate dehydrogenase-N subunit alpha encodes MKVSRRTLLKTTAAGAGLSLAGFGFNIPSVKAAVKGFKLDDAQEYTSICTFCACGCGMVGYVKNGKMINLEGDSDHIVNEGGLCSKGASMSVIPNSENRNLTPKYRAPKSDKWVDISWDEALDKIASKIKQVRDDNWISQETENGKTYNVNRCDALSFVGGAQVHNEECYLIAKMTKMLGVAFLEHQARLCHSSTVPALSTAFGRGAMTNTWQDLKNAKVILIEGSNAAENHPMSAKWIMRAKDKGAVVIHVDPRYTRTSKLADIHAQIRPGTDIAFLGAIINYILETESYDKDYLLTHTNAAMLVSKDYDFNDGLFSGYNEATHSYDKKKWAYQLDANGKPVVDSLTHPDSVMMKMREFYKRYDLQTASNITGIPAEDIKKIAEVMINNRPGTVMYALGMTQHTVGVQNIRSFTVMQFLLGNVGKPGTGINALRGEPNVQGSTDFAVLFNYYPGYLNTPNHRQQTLYDWTQSSGTFRRKFMVNLMKSWFGENANAENDFCYPLLPKINAGQNYSIYRIFETALEKKMKFLYITGQNPLVTSPNLNIVQAGLENLEMLVCADPFETETSCFWQKREGVDPSTIDTEVILLPAASFLEKEGTLINSSRLVQWRYAGLKPLGDAKQDIEIIDLLFQKIREKYADSTEEKDKIFKLVKWDYPADNRSDSVLKEINGYNHKTGELLKSIGEIQADGSTSTGCWVYAGIYANGENQTLRKDFQTDPGNLGIFPRYAWTWPGNIHILYNRASCDKNGRPYDENNKLVWWDENAGRWTGYDVPDVPSAVDGPDTANGQKPFRMSGEGVGRIFGAVYADPEAQGSLPRDVSYTPGDGPFPEFYEPVESPTKNILHENVASNPCLIYPRVKGFQEIGDKKDFPYVLCTSAVSEHWCSGAYTRNVPWLNELVKETFIEMPVSLAEKLGVKNGEKVKVNSARGEVVVKAMVTNRIHTLNINGEECTVVWMPYNWGFKGLSSAASTNLLTIDAGDPNTWIQETKACLVNVVKAGA; translated from the coding sequence TTGAAAGTAAGCAGAAGAACATTACTTAAAACTACAGCTGCAGGAGCAGGTCTTTCACTGGCAGGCTTTGGTTTTAATATCCCATCTGTAAAAGCAGCAGTCAAAGGCTTTAAGCTTGATGATGCACAAGAATACACATCTATTTGTACATTCTGTGCCTGTGGATGCGGCATGGTTGGTTATGTTAAAAACGGAAAAATGATTAATCTGGAGGGTGACTCTGACCACATAGTTAATGAGGGCGGTCTTTGCAGTAAAGGTGCTTCAATGTCTGTAATACCAAACTCTGAAAACCGTAATTTAACTCCTAAATACAGAGCTCCAAAAAGCGACAAATGGGTTGATATTTCTTGGGATGAAGCTCTTGACAAAATCGCATCAAAAATTAAGCAGGTTCGTGATGATAACTGGATATCTCAGGAAACAGAAAATGGCAAAACTTATAATGTAAACAGGTGTGATGCTTTAAGTTTTGTTGGCGGAGCACAGGTGCATAATGAAGAATGCTATCTTATTGCTAAAATGACAAAAATGCTGGGTGTTGCTTTTTTAGAGCATCAGGCTCGTCTTTGTCACTCATCAACAGTGCCTGCATTATCAACAGCTTTTGGCAGAGGGGCTATGACAAATACATGGCAGGATTTAAAAAATGCTAAAGTTATTTTGATAGAAGGCTCTAATGCTGCTGAAAACCACCCAATGAGTGCTAAATGGATTATGAGAGCTAAAGACAAGGGTGCTGTTGTTATTCATGTAGACCCACGATATACTAGAACATCAAAATTAGCAGATATTCATGCTCAAATCCGTCCTGGAACAGATATTGCATTTCTTGGGGCAATTATTAACTATATTCTTGAAACAGAAAGCTATGATAAAGATTATCTTTTAACACATACAAATGCAGCAATGCTTGTTTCAAAAGATTATGATTTTAATGATGGCTTATTTTCAGGCTATAATGAAGCAACACATTCTTATGATAAGAAAAAATGGGCTTATCAGCTTGATGCTAATGGTAAACCTGTTGTTGATTCTCTTACTCATCCAGACAGTGTTATGATGAAAATGCGTGAGTTTTATAAACGCTATGATTTACAAACTGCTTCAAATATTACAGGTATTCCTGCAGAAGATATTAAAAAAATTGCAGAAGTTATGATAAATAACCGTCCTGGAACAGTTATGTATGCACTTGGTATGACTCAGCATACAGTTGGTGTTCAAAATATCCGCAGTTTTACAGTTATGCAGTTTTTACTTGGCAATGTGGGTAAACCGGGCACAGGTATTAATGCTCTTCGTGGTGAGCCAAATGTTCAAGGTTCTACAGATTTTGCTGTTTTATTTAACTACTATCCTGGTTATTTAAACACTCCAAACCACAGACAGCAGACTTTATATGACTGGACACAAAGTTCAGGAACTTTCCGTAGAAAGTTTATGGTAAATTTAATGAAATCATGGTTTGGTGAAAATGCAAATGCTGAAAATGATTTCTGCTATCCTCTTTTACCAAAAATAAATGCAGGGCAAAACTATTCTATATATAGGATTTTTGAAACAGCTTTAGAAAAGAAAATGAAATTCTTATATATTACAGGTCAAAATCCGCTTGTTACAAGCCCTAACTTAAATATTGTTCAAGCTGGTCTTGAAAATTTAGAAATGCTTGTTTGTGCTGACCCATTTGAAACAGAAACTTCATGTTTTTGGCAGAAAAGAGAAGGTGTAGACCCTAGCACAATAGATACAGAAGTTATTTTACTGCCTGCTGCATCATTTTTAGAAAAAGAAGGAACATTGATTAACTCAAGCCGTCTTGTTCAGTGGCGTTATGCTGGTTTAAAACCACTTGGTGATGCTAAACAAGATATAGAAATAATTGACCTGCTTTTCCAAAAAATCAGAGAAAAATATGCTGATTCAACAGAAGAAAAAGATAAAATCTTTAAACTTGTTAAATGGGATTATCCTGCTGATAACAGGTCTGATTCTGTATTAAAAGAAATTAACGGATATAATCATAAAACTGGTGAGCTTCTTAAAAGCATAGGCGAAATTCAGGCAGATGGTTCTACTTCAACTGGCTGCTGGGTATATGCAGGAATTTATGCAAACGGAGAAAACCAGACTTTAAGAAAAGATTTTCAAACAGACCCGGGCAATCTTGGTATATTCCCAAGATATGCATGGACATGGCCTGGCAATATCCATATTCTTTATAACAGAGCATCATGTGATAAAAATGGCAGACCTTATGATGAAAATAATAAACTTGTATGGTGGGATGAAAATGCTGGAAGATGGACAGGATATGATGTTCCTGATGTTCCATCAGCAGTAGACGGCCCTGATACAGCAAATGGTCAAAAACCTTTCCGTATGTCAGGTGAAGGTGTAGGGCGTATTTTTGGTGCTGTTTATGCGGACCCTGAAGCACAAGGATCTTTACCTCGTGATGTATCATATACTCCGGGTGATGGTCCGTTCCCTGAATTTTATGAGCCTGTAGAAAGTCCTACTAAAAATATTCTGCATGAAAATGTGGCATCTAACCCATGCTTGATTTATCCTAGGGTAAAAGGATTTCAAGAAATAGGCGATAAAAAAGATTTCCCTTATGTTCTTTGCACATCAGCAGTTTCTGAACACTGGTGTTCTGGTGCATATACAAGAAATGTGCCATGGCTTAATGAGCTTGTAAAAGAAACATTTATAGAAATGCCTGTCTCTTTAGCAGAAAAACTTGGTGTAAAAAATGGTGAAAAAGTTAAAGTTAATTCTGCAAGGGGTGAAGTGGTAGTTAAAGCAATGGTAACAAACCGTATCCATACATTAAATATTAATGGTGAGGAATGCACTGTTGTTTGGATGCCTTATAACTGGGGCTTTAAAGGATTAAGCAGTGCTGCAAGCACAAACCTTTTAACTATTGATGCAGGGGACCCAAATACCTGGATACAGGAAACTAAAGCATGCCTTGTTAATGTAGTAAAAGCAGGAGCATAG
- a CDS encoding formate dehydrogenase accessory protein FdhE, producing MGNALEAVEKWVKSHPYLEDIAALNTVFEKMLENCDTLTEVHNMDSIKEQFMSGTPLFLTDIDFGIENKAGAVFYTICKNNDKSLTAELPEEVQNFFEAVKELSQDKCSSIIKAVLEDDDKFLNEMAENLGAAKEQLEYFAWVSIRKALSGIKADIEKFISDNLWQKGICPVCGKMASTAFFKHTKRGRQRFLHCDHCGTEWVYKRIGCPYCENIDQKKMSIKDSDDEPDMRIDLCHKCNSYLKTYIGEDNNSAGKEGWASIHLDILMKDTGFAAKGSLVKP from the coding sequence ATGGGAAATGCATTAGAAGCAGTAGAAAAATGGGTGAAAAGCCATCCTTATTTAGAAGATATTGCTGCTTTAAATACTGTTTTTGAAAAAATGCTTGAAAACTGTGATACTTTAACGGAAGTGCATAATATGGATTCTATTAAAGAGCAGTTTATGTCAGGCACACCTTTATTTTTAACCGATATTGATTTTGGTATAGAAAATAAGGCTGGAGCAGTATTTTATACAATATGTAAAAACAATGATAAAAGCCTTACTGCTGAGCTTCCTGAAGAAGTGCAGAATTTTTTTGAAGCTGTAAAAGAGTTATCTCAAGATAAATGCAGCAGCATAATAAAAGCAGTTCTTGAAGATGATGACAAATTTCTTAATGAAATGGCAGAGAATTTAGGTGCTGCAAAAGAGCAGCTTGAATATTTTGCATGGGTATCAATAAGGAAAGCATTAAGTGGAATAAAGGCAGACATTGAAAAATTTATCAGTGATAATCTGTGGCAGAAAGGAATATGTCCTGTATGTGGTAAAATGGCATCTACTGCATTTTTTAAGCATACTAAAAGGGGCAGACAGCGTTTTCTGCACTGTGACCACTGTGGCACAGAATGGGTTTATAAAAGAATAGGCTGCCCATACTGTGAAAACATTGACCAGAAAAAGATGAGTATAAAAGACAGTGATGATGAACCTGATATGCGTATTGACTTATGCCATAAATGTAACAGTTACTTAAAAACATATATTGGCGAAGATAATAACAGTGCAGGTAAAGAAGGCTGGGCATCTATTCATCTTGACATATTAATGAAAGATACAGGCTTTGCTGCAAAAGGAAGCCTCGTGAAACCATAA